A window from Falco naumanni isolate bFalNau1 chromosome 3, bFalNau1.pat, whole genome shotgun sequence encodes these proteins:
- the GDF6 gene encoding growth/differentiation factor 6, translating to MNARRALLSAALLASLLWDLPCCLPASLPAASELAASSKGGRGRRVPRSPRETRPRQGGHAAGRALPRAEPHEYMLSLFRTYSIAEKLGINASFFQSSKSANTITSFVDRGRDDLSPAPLRRQQYVFDVSTLSETEELVGAELRLFRRAPRGRPPPAAPLHMQLFPCLSPRPLDSRALDPRAAPAAGWEVFDVRQGLRERRPWRRLCLELRASAGRGPPRWQDLRGLGFGRRTRPPQERALLVVFTRARRRSLLGELRAELGAPPPPAARRPPPRRQRRTAFASRHGKRHGKKSRLRCSKKPLHVNFKELGWDDWIIAPLEYEAHHCEGVCDFPLRSHLEPTNHAIIQTLMNSMDPGSTPPSCCVPTKLTPISILYIDAGNNVVYKQYEDMVVESCGCR from the exons ATGAATGCACGCCGGGCCCTGCTCTCCGCCGCCTTGCTCGCCAGCCTCCTCTGGGATTTACCTTGCTGCCTCCCGGCTTCCCTCCCCGCCGCCTCGGAGCTCGCCGCCTCCTCCAAGGGCGGACGGGGCCGCAGGGTGCCGCGGTCCCCACGGGAGACCCGCCCGCGGCAAGGGGGACACGCCGCGGGCCGGGCGCTCCCACGGGCGGAACCCCACGAGTACATGCTGTCTCTGTTCAGGACTTACTCCATCGCGGAGAAACTGGGCATCAACGCCAGCTTTTTCCAGTCGTCCAAGTCCGCCAACACCATCACTAGTTTTGTAGACAGGGGACGAG ACGATCTCTCGCCCGCTCCCTTGAGGCGGCAGCAGTACGTGTTTGATGTGTCGACCCTCTCGGAGACggaggagctggtgggggcCGAGCTGCGGCTGTTCCGCCGggccccccgcggccgcccgccgcccgccgccccgctgcACATGCAGCTCTTCCCCTGCCTCTCGCCGCGGCCGCTGGACTCCCGCGCCCTGGAcccgcgggcggccccggccgccggctGGGAGGTCTTCGACGTGCGGCAGGGCCTGCGGGAGCGGCGGCCCTGGAGGCGGCTGTGCCTGGAGCTGCGCGCCTCGGCGGGCCGCGGGCCGCCGCGCTGGCAGGACCTGCGGGGCCTGGGCTTCGGGCGCCGGACGCGGCCGCCGCAGGAGCGGGCGCTGCTGGTGGTCTTCACCCGCGCCCGGCGGCGGAGCCTCCTCGGGGAGCTGCGCGCCGAGCTgggcgccccgccgccgcccgccgcccgccgcccgccgccccggcgccAGCGGCGCACCGCCTTCGCCAGCCGGCACGGCAAGCGGCACGGCAAGAAGTCCCGCCTGCGCTGCAGCAAGAAGCCGCTGCACGTCAACTTcaaggagctgggctgggacgACTGGATTATCGCCCCGCTGGAGTACGAGGCCCACCACTGCGAGGGGGTCTGCGACTTCCCGCTGCGCTCCCACCTGGAGCCCACGAACCACGCCATCATCCAGACCCTCATGAACTCCATGGACCCCGGCTCCACGCCGCCCAGCTGCTGCGTCCCCACCAAATTGACTCCCATCAGCATCCTCTACATCGACGCGGGCAACAACGTGGTGTACAAGCAGTACGAGGACATGGTGGTGGAGTCCTGCGGCTGCAGGTAG